The proteins below come from a single Miscanthus floridulus cultivar M001 chromosome 1, ASM1932011v1, whole genome shotgun sequence genomic window:
- the LOC136508390 gene encoding uncharacterized protein codes for MAVGFRRRLTALTVPKASSLLRRTRHEKLSYSRVRCNSLPGRFHPVVAGLHESANVLIVWTEEPAQAFSPAWVADGAARLGRLLSGLTDLLHHPQARDPLRHHHHQEGNSKPAAPWAERLLDDLLLLADAHGCVREALLARRQLLAEAHAALRRRDTSRLAAALRARRRADRDLSRLASTLHRLSHRSSSASTAVAAAAEHGGEAAVADAVAAATCAAAAASAAIFAGLASASASSSASRAMPSQLASVVSPAKVAAAPVWWVADLLRWRRRTVAVPLEAECCSEEEEERQAAMERLRRLEDCVVAAENGCEQVYRVLVNARVSLLNVLTPCF; via the exons ATGGCAGTGGGGTTCCGCCGGCGGCTCACGGCGCTCACGGTCCCGAAGGCCTCGTCGCTACTCCGCCGCACGCGGCACGAGAAGCTGTCCTACTCCCGCGTCCGCTGCAACAGCCTGCCGGGGCGCTTCCACCCGGTAGTGGCGGGCCTGCACGAGTCGGCGAACGTGCTCATCGTCTGGACCGAGGAGCCGGCGCAGGCCTTCAGCCCGGCGTGGGTCGCCGACGGGGCGGCGCGTCTGGGCCGCCTCCTGTCCGGGCTGACGGACCTGCTCCACCACCCGCAGGCGCGGGACccgctccgccaccaccaccaccaggagGGCAACAGCAAGCCGGCGGCGCCGTGGGCCGAGCGCCTGCTggacgacctcctcctcctcgccgacgCGCACGGGTGCGTCCGCGAGGCGCTCCTGGCGCGGCGCCAGCTCCTCGCCGAGGCGCACGCCGCGCTGCGCCGCCGCGACACCTCCCGCCTGGCCGCGGCGCTCCGCGCACGGCGACGCGCTGACCGCGACCTCTCCCGCCTCGCCTCCACGCTGCACCGCCTCTCCCACCGCTCCTCGTCCGCCTCCACCgcggtagcggcggcggcggagcacggCGGCGAGGCCGCGGTGGCCGACGCCGTCGCGGCCGCCACGTGCGCCGCGGCGGCCGCGTCGGCAGCCATCTTCGCCGGGCTCGCGTCCGCTTCCGCCTCGTCATCGGCCTCCCGCGCGATGCCGTCCCAGCTGGCGTCGGTGGTCTCACCCGCAAAGGTGGCCGCCGCGCCGGTGTGGTGGGTCGCCGACCTCCTTAGGTGGCGCCGGCGCACGGTGGCC GTGCCTCTCGAGGCGGAGTGCtgcagcgaggaggaggaggagaggcagGCGGCCATGGAACGCCTGCGGAGGCTGGAGGACTGCGTCGTGGCCGCGGAGAACGGCTGCGAGCAGGTGTACCGGGTGCTCGTTAACGCGAGGGTGTCGCTGCTCAACGTGCTCACGCCGTGCTTTTGA